The nucleotide sequence CCAGCAGGTACTTGGTGTGGGAGTCGGAGCCGCCGCGCTTGTCGTTGTCGAGCTGGTGCAGGGTGATGCGGCCCTTGCCCGTCACGGGCCTGGTCAGCCAGTTGGCCACCTGTCCCATGGGCTTGTCGTCGGCCGTCCAGTTGTCGAGCGACCGGTAGACGATCTCGATGTCGCAGCCCGCTTCGGCGAGTTCCCACAGCTTCCTGGCCACCTCGGTGCGGGTGATGTGGCCCTGGGCGATCCGGATCTTCGTGCGGCCGTCCGGGGTGCCGTAGCCCGCGGAGTTGCCCGCGCAGGAGTCGGGGGTGCCGACCGGCGCCACCGTCCCGAGGATGTTGACGACCGTGTCGGTGCCGGACCGCGGGAAGAAGTAGACCTTCGCCTTGCCCGCCTGGGTGTCGTGCGGGTAGTCCGCGACCTGGGGCGCCTGGCCGGCGGCGGCGGCCGCCTGGTCGTCGAAGTACCGGGTGTACGCGGCGAACAGTTCGGTGTTGCCGGCGACAGTCAGCGCGTCGTTCCACCAGTCGTCGGTGTCGTTGCTCGTGAGGTTGCCGGAGCCCTGCACCACCACGTCGTCGACCGGGACGGTGCCCTTGCCCTTGGTACGGGAGAACAGGAAGAACTTGTTGTGGTTGACGTTGTCGTACGTGCCGTTCGGGTCCGCCGCCGTGGTGCCCGGGTCCAGGGCCAGGCAGGCCTCCTCCGCCTTGCAGGTCCGGACCCAGGAGTCCGGGCTGCCCGTCGGGTCCGCGAGCCGGCTCTTCAGGGTGTCGAGCCCGGTGGACCTGCTGTCGGCGTCGACGACGACCTGGACGGTGACGCCCCTGCGGTGGGCGGCGCCCAGCTTCTCGGCCAGGTAGACGGACTGGTACAGGTACAGGGAGATCCGGATGGACGAGCCCGGCTCCGCCCCGTCGACGAGGCCCGCCAGGTGCGAGAGGATGCGCCCCCTGGCGGAGGCGTCGGCGCTGTTGGGGTCGTTGAACACGGGGCCGGTGGTGACGGCCAGGACCGGCTCCGCCGAGGCCGAGGGCGCGACCAGCAGGGAGGCGCCGACGGCCAGCGCGGTCACGGTCGTTCTGAACTTGCTCTTGATCGATATCACCGGGGCATTGTCACCCCTGGACGGCGCCCGCCCTGGACGGCTTCGGCAGCCACAGGTACATCAGGGCCGCCGCGCCGACCAGGACGGCCGTCGACGTGCGGAAGGCCATCGCGTAGCCGGGGACCAGGGACGACGGGTCCGGGGTCGCGTGCGCGGGGGTGGCCGCCGCGGCGATCGTGGACATCACCGCGAGGCCCAGGGCGCCGCCCATCGTGCGGGAGGTGTTGACCAGGCCTGAGACCAGGCCCGCGTCCGACGGTGAGGCGCTGGAGGTGGCGAGGGTGGCGAGCGGGGTCGTCGCGAGGCCGATGCCGGCCATCATCAGGATGCCGGGGCCCAGGATCGTGCCGAGGAACGTGCCGTCGGCCGTGAGCGTCGACTGCCAGCCGAAGCCCACGGCGGCGACGAGGGCGCCGATGACGGCCAGGTTCCGGGCGCCGACCGCCGGCATCAGGTGCGGGGCGAGCTTGGAGCCCAGAACGACGCTGAGGGAGCTGGGGACCAGCGCGAGACCCGCCTGGAGCGGGGTGTACGCGAGGACGCTCTGCGCGTAGTTGGTCATGAAGAACCACATGGCGAAGGAGCTCGAACCACACAGCAGGATCGCCACGTTGGCCGCCGACACCGCACGCGTACGGAAGATCTTCAGCGGCATCAGCGGGCCGGCCGTGCGGGCCTCGACCGCCACGAAGACGCCGAGGAGCAGCAGGCCGCCGAGGAGCGTGAGCAGGGTCGCCGGGGCCGTCCAGCCCGCCTCCTCGGTCTGCACGATGCCGTACGCGAGGGTGGCGAGCCCGGCGGTGACGAGGACCGCGCCCGGCAGGTCGAGCCGGCGGCCCGCGCCGGTGCGGGACTCGCGGAGCCAGAGCAGCCCGCCGGCCAGGACGAGGACGCCGACCGGGACGTTGATGAGGAGGACCCAGCGCCAGGACAGCAGGTCGACGAGGACGCCGCCGACGAAGCCGCCCGCCGCGCCGCCGGCCGCGCCGACCGCCGTCCAGGTGCCGATGGCCCCGGTGCGGGCGGCGCCGGCCGGGACCGCGGCGGTGACCAGGGTCAGCGTGGCGGGCGAGAGGACGGCGGCGCCGAGGCCCTGCACGGCCCGGGCGGCGACGAGCTGCCAGCCTTCCTGGGCGAGGCCGCCGGCGACCGAGGCGGCGGTGAAGAGACCGAGCCCCAGCAGGAACATCGCCTTCCGCCCATAGAGGTCGGAGGCCCGGCCGCCCAGCAGCATGAAGCCGGCGAAGGCGATCGCGTACGCGTTGAGCACCCACTGCAGACCGAGCGCCGAGAGCCCGAGGTCGGTCCGCATCGACGGCAGCGCCACGTTCACGACGGAGACGTCGAGGACGACGAGGAACTGGCCCGCGCAGGCGGTCAGGACGACCGCCCAGGCGCGGGGCGTGCGGAGGGAGGAGGGGGCGGGGGTCGTCCGTGGGGAGTCGGTCTGCGGCATGAGTGTGATGGTCGCAGACCGCATCCGCCCCGTACATCGGGAGAAGGTCCTACGCCTTCCGCAGCAGCGTCACCACCGCCGCACCGCCGAGCCCGATGTTGTGCGCGAGCCCGACCCGCGCGCCCGCCACCTGCCGGGCGCCGGCCTGGCCCCGTAGCTGCCAGACCAGTTCGGCGGTCTGCGCAAGGCCCGTGGCGCCCAGCGGGTGGCCCTTGGAGATGAGGCCGCCGGAGGGGTTCACCACCCAGCGGCCGCCGTACGTCGTGGCGCCGGACTCGACGAGCTTGCCGGAGGCGCCCTCCTCGCACATGCCGAGCGCCTCGTAGGTGAGGAGTTCGTTGATCGAGAAGCAGTCGTGGAGCTCGATCACGTCGACGTCCTCGATGCCGAGCCCGGAGCGCTCGTACACCTGCCGGGCGGCGGCCCGGGACATCGGGCGGCCGACGGCGTCGATGCAGGAGCCGGAGGCGAAGGACTCCTCGGTGTCCGTCGTCATCGCCTGTCCGGCGATCTCCACCGCCCGGTCCCGCAGCCCGTGTTCGTCGGCGAAGCGCTCGGAGACGACGAGGACCGCCGCCGCGCCGTCCGAGGTGGGCGAGCACTGGAGCTTGGTGAGCGGCCGGTGGACGGTCTTCGCCGCGAGGATCTCGTCGACCGTGTACACGTCCTGGAACTGGGCGTGGGGGTTGTTCGCCGAGTGCTGGTGGTTCTTGGCGCCGACGGCCGCGAGCTGCACCTCGGTCGTCCCGTACCGCTCCATGTGCTCGCGGGCGGCGTTGCCGAAGATCTGCGCGGTGGGCGGGCTCGCCTCGAAGCCGTGGCGGGCGGCCATGATGCCGTAGTGCCGGGCGACGGGCGAGGTGGAGAAGTCGCCGGCCGCCGCTCCGCCGCCGAGCGAGCCCCGGCTCATCTTCTCGAAGCCGAGGGCGAGGACGCAGTCGGCGACGCCGCCCTCGACGAACTGGCGGGCGGTCATGAGGGCGGTGGAGCCGGTCGCGCAGTTGTTGTTGAGGTTGTAGACGGGGATGCCGGAGAGCCCCAGTGCGTACACGGCGCGCTGTCCGGCGGTGGAGGCCTGGAAGCAGTAGCCGACGACGGCCTGCTCCACGCGCGTGTAGGGGACGCCGGCGTCGGCGAGCGCGGCGGTTCCGGCCTCCTCGGCCATGTCCCAGTACTGCCAGTCCCGGGTCTCCGGCTTCTCGAACTTGGTCATCCCGACCCCGACGACATACGCCTTGCCGGTCGTTTCCCTGGTCATCTCCGGTTCCCCTCAGTCTCGCGGCAGGCCGAGCAGCCGCTCGGCGACGACATTGAGCTGTACCTGGGTGGTGCCGCCCGCGATGGTGAGGCAGCGGGACATGAGCAGGCCGTGCACGGCCCGTTCGCCGGGGCCCTCGCGCACGGCGCCCTCGGGGCCGAGGAGTTCGAGGGTGAGTTCGGCGAGCTTCTGCTGGTGGAGGGTCTGCACGAGCTTGCGGACGCTGGCGCCCGCGCCCGGTTCGAGCCCGGACACCTGGAGCAGGGTGGTGCGCAGGCCGATGCACGCGAGCGCGTGCGCCTCGGCGAGCAGGCCCCCGATCCGTACCCGCACGGAGGCGTCCTGCTGTCCGGCGCGCTCGATGAGCGCTTCGAGGCCGGTGTCGAAGGCGACCTGGTCGGCCATGTGGACGCGTTCGTTGCCGAGGGTGTTGCGGGCGACCCGCCAGCCGTCGTCGACCTCGCCGACGACGGCGTCGGCGGGGAGGATCGCGTCGTCGAACCAGACCTCGTTGAAGAGGGACTCCCCGGTGATCTCCTTGAGCGGCCGGATGTCGATCCCGGGGGTGTTCCGCATGTCGACGAGGAAGTACGTGAGGCCCTTGTGCTTCGGGGCGGCCGGGTCGGTCCGGGCGAGCAGGATGCCGTAGTGGGCCCACTGGGCGGCGCTCGTCCACACCTTCTGGCCGTTGATCCGCCAGCGGCCGTCCTCGGTGCGCTCCGCCCGCGTACGGAGGGAGGCGAGGTCGGAACCGGCGCCGGGCTCGGAGAACAGCTGGCACCACAGGCGCTCGCCGCGCAGGGTCGGGCCGAGGTGCTCGTCCTGCTGGGCGGCGGTGCCGTGGGCGAGGAGCGAGGGCACCACCCAGGTGGCGATGCCGAGACCGGAGACGCCGATCCCCGCCTCGTCGAGCTCGCGCTGCACGGCGAGCTGCTGGAGCGGGCCGGCGCCGAGCCCGTACGGCTCCGGCAGGTGTGGGGCCGCGTACCCGGTGGGGGCGAGGACCCGCCGGGCGGCGGCCGGGTCGAGTCCGGCGGCGGGGGCGACGGCCTCGCGGGCCTCCCGCCGGTACGCGTCGGCCTCGGGCGGCAGGTCGAGGCGGAGGCCGCGCCGGACGCCGTCGGCGGCGTGCCGGAGGGCGGCCAGCCGGTGACGGTCGCCGGAGCCGAGGAGCTGACGGGCGACGACCGCGCGCCGCAGCAGCAGATGGGCGTGGTGCTCCCAGGTGAAGCCGGTGCCGCCGAGGATCTGGATGCAGTCCTTGGCGCAGGTGTACGCGGTGTCGAGGGCGGTGGCGGCGGCGAGCGCGGCGGTGAGCGAACGGGCCTCGTCGTCCCGGGCGCGGGCCGCGTCCCAGGTGAGGGCGCGGGCCTGTTCGAGCCGGACGAGCATGTCGGCGCAGAGGTGCTTGACGCCCTGGAACTGCCCGATGGGGCGGCCGAACTGCTCGCGGGTACGGGCGTGTTCGGCGGCCGTCTCGACGGCGCGGGCGGCGGTGCCGCAGGCGTCGGCGGCGAGGAGGACGGCGGCGAGGTCGTGGACGAGGGCGGTGTCGAGGGCGAGTTCACGGGCGGCGGGGACGTGCAGGCCGCGGGCGGTGATCTCGGCGGTGGGCCGGGTCGGATCGGCGCTCTCGTGGGGCCGGACGGCGAGCCCGTCGACGTCGACGGCGAGCCAGACGGAACCGTCGGCGGTGGCGGCCCGCAGAAGGACGAGATCGGCCTGGGCGCCACCGAGGACGGGTGGCGCGACACCGTCGAGCCGCCACCCGCCGACGGCGTGCACGGCGACGAGGGGGGCGGGCGGGGCGGCAGGGGTACGGGAGCCGGCGCGGGCGCCGCTGCCGGTACGGGCGCCGGCCCCGGCGCTGTTGCCCGCCCCGCCGCCGGCCCCGGCGTCTGTCCCGCCGCTGAAGGCGACCGCCCCGATCCGCTCGCCGTGGGCGAGGGCGGTGGCGAGTGCGCCGTGGCCGGACCGGTGGAGGAGCTCGGCGGCGAGCACGGAGGGCAGGTAGGGCCCGGGCAGCAGCGCCCGGGCGGCCTCCTCCACGACCACGGCGAGGTCGAGGAGGTCGCCGCCGCCTCCCCCGTACTCCTCGGGGAGATGGAGCCCGAGGAGCCCCTGCTCGGCGGCGGCGTCCCAGTACCCGGGTCGGCCGGTGGCGGTGTCGGGGACGTCCAGGTGCTTGCGGACCTCCTCGGGAGGTACGGCGCGACTGAGCCAGCCCCGGACGGATCGGGCGAGCTCCCGCTGTTCGTGCGTGATGGCGATGCCCATGCGCGGCAGACTAGAACACGTTCCAGTCTGACGGAAGGTCAGATACGGGATCGGGGACTCGGCATCCGGACACGGACGGCGCCCCACGGGAGGCGACCATCAACCGGCTACGCAGCACCCTCACGCCTCAGCCACCGAGAGAACAGCTCCACCTGAGCTGACCGCTGCTGTCAGTACCTGCCTTTAGCATCCAGCCATGAGCATGATCGGCGAGTACGCCCGCCTGACCCCTGCCGAACTCGATCGCGCTGTTCGCGACCCCGATTGGGTCCAAGAGTTCGTCAACGAGCTGATCGAGGCGGAGCTGGACGAGAAACCCGATGTGCCCCAAGCGCGCTGCCACGATGTCGACAAAGCGTGGCACGCCCTGGACTTCCTACTGCGCCGCATCACCTTTCCCGTCGACATCATCCACGGCGAGAAGGACCTCCCCCAAGCCGAAGACTGGGGCTACGGACCGCCCCGCTACCTCACCCCCGAACGCGTCCGTGTCGCCGCAGAGGCACTCGCCATCACGCCGCACCATGCTCTGACCGAGGACGTGAGTCCGGCAGACCTTGCCGAGGCTGACATCTATCCCAACGTCATCTGGGAACGCGGCGAATCGCTGGATTACGTGACCGGCCACTACCAGGAACTGGTTCCGTTTTTCCAAGCGGCAGCACGCGCCGGAGACGCCATGCTCATCTGGCTCGACTAGCCACGGGTAACGCCGCGCGCCGCTACCGCTCCCAGGCGGCGGCGCCGCGCAGGAGGTGGTGGTCGGACATCCCCGGCGGGCAGGGCAGGGCGTCTCCCTGCACGGTCTTGAACCACTCGTAGCTCAGGAAGACGTAGTCGATCTTGCTGGTCTCCTTCGTGTGATCCGAGCAGGTCGGGCTGGCGGTCGGCTCACCGCTGCGGCAGCGGTCCGCCGTCTGCGGACAGCCGTCGCCCTTGAACTGCTCCTTGTCGTTCTCGTCGACCTCCTGGAACCGCCCGGCCGAACCCCCGCCGTGGTTGTAGAGGGCGTTCATGTCCGCGTGCTCCGGAACCTGGTTGAAGTCCCCCGCGAGGATCGCCGGCTCGCCGCCCTGCCTGGCGGCATCGACGAGCTCCGCCACCTTCGGGACCTGGAGCGCCGTGGTCGTGTCGTTGAAGTCGACATGGGTGTTGCACGCCCTGACCGCGACCCCCCGCAGCGCGGTCTGCGCGCACAGCAGGATGCGGTCCTCCGTCGGGTTCAGCGGGTCCTCGGGGAGGAACGTGACGGACCTCGTGCCGTCGACGAACGAAGCCTTGCCCTTCGAGAAGATCGCCAGGCCGAACCGACGGTCGTTCGCGTTCCACTGGCCGCACTTGGCGGCGGAGGGCAGCGCCGCCCCCCACACCGAGTCGTAGCTGTCCTCCCCGGTCCGCTGGGCCAGCCGGTCGCGGATCAGCGTCCACTGCCCGTAGCAGAGCTCCTGAAGCATGATCAGGTCCGAGTCCCAGGCGTCGATCTCCGCCACCAGACCGGACACCCACGCGGCCCTGGCCGCGTCCGTCTCCGCCGGGAGGGGACACGACGCACCGCACACGTTGTACGAGATGAACCGCAGCGGCTTCGCGTCCTGCGGGGTGACCACGTCAGCCTGAGCGGGACCGGCGCCGAGGAGCAGGCCTATCGAGAAGAGCGCCGCGAGCAGCGTTCTGAACGACGCGCGCATCAGCACGTCCTTTCATGATCGGTGGAAGACGGCTCATCCTCGGGCATCCGCACAGCGCCGGGAAAGGCCGTGCGGGAACCGCACTACCCGTATGATCGCCTCGCTTCGACGGTCTGCGGGGGAAGGCGGGGCGACATGGGGGTTTCCGGAGTGCCGGGGTCGGCGCACATAGGGCCGTTCCGGGTGGTGGCCGAGCTCGGACAGGGCGGCATGGGCCGGGTTCTCCTGGGCGTCGCCCCCGACGGACGGCTCGTCGCGGTCAAGCAGGTGCATGCCGAACTGGCCGGGGACGACGGCTTCCGGGCCCGGTTCCGGCGCGAGGTGACGGCCTCCCGGCAGGTGTCCGGCGCCTACACCGCGCCCGTGGTCGACGCCGATCCGGACGCGGAAACCCCGTGGTTCGCCGCCCAGTTCGTACCCGGGCCCTCGCTCAGCCAGGCCCTGGACGCCGTGGGTGCGCTGCCGCTGGAGTCGAGCCGACTGCTCGCGGCCGGTCTCGCGCAGGCGCTGGCCGACGTGCACCGGGCCGGTCTCGTCCACCGGGACCTCAAGCCGTCCAATGTGCTGCTCGCCGAGGACGGCGTCCGCGTCATCGACTTCGGCATCGCCCGGGCGGCGGAGGGGCAGACGAAGCTCACGCACACCGGGGCCATGGTGGGGTCGCCCCCGTTCATGGCGCCGGAACAGGTGGACGGGCGCCAACTGACCGCGGCCGCCGACGTGTTCTCGCTGGGCTCGACCCTGGTCATGGCCTGTACCGGTAGGCCGCCGTTCACGGGCACCTCGGTGCCGGGCATCCTCTACAACGTCGCGCACTCCGAGCCCGACCTGAGCGCTGTGCCGCCCGCCCTGCTGCCCCTGATCGAGGCGTGCCTGGCCAAGGATCCGGCCCAGCGTCCGTCGCCGCAGGCCCTGCTCTCCATGATCGGGCCGGTACGGCCCTCGGCGCGGCCGTGGCCGGAGGCGGTGCACCGACTCGCGCTCGCTCAGCGGGCCGAGATCGACCGGTACGTCGCCGGGGCCGGCGGAAGCGCGACGCGCACCGATGCCGCGCCTCCGCCCGCCGATGCGGCCCCCTTCGCCCCCGCTTCCCTCCACCACGCCCCCACCATGACGGCGGCCGCCCAGGCCCCGCACCTGCCCGCCGCTCCGCCACATCCGGCGTATCAGGGGTACGACGGGAATCAGGGGCAACAGGGGTATCCGTCGCCCCCCGCATCCCCTCCCACCCCCGGCTTACGGCGCAAGCGCCGCGCCTGGATCGCCGGCGGTTCCGTCGCCGCGCTGGCCACCGCCATCGCGCTGCTCGCCACGTTCCTGCCGCCGGAGATGAACCCGTTCCACACGGAGGCCGTCCCGACGCCGGGCAACACGCCCCTCGCCCAAGTCGCCGACAAGTACACCGGCACTCCCCCGTCCTGCAAGGAGATCTCGGGCGAGGTGAAGGTGCCGGCCGAGTTCGCGCTCCAGCCGATGCCGTACGGCTCCGAGATCTCGGACCACGAGGACTTCGACGACAAGGCCCTTTACCAGCAGGGCCGTTGCATCTGGCAGAGCCGCTCCGGCGACAAGATCGACCTCACGTGGGACCAGTACCGGACAGCGAAGGACAAGACCGGCGCGGAACGGGCGAAGAAACACTACGAGTCCCTCTACATCGCCGGCACCACCCACCGCGAAGACATCGGGACCGGCGAGGAGGCGTTCTGGCACGGCGA is from Streptomyces venezuelae ATCC 10712 and encodes:
- a CDS encoding MFS transporter, with product MPQTDSPRTTPAPSSLRTPRAWAVVLTACAGQFLVVLDVSVVNVALPSMRTDLGLSALGLQWVLNAYAIAFAGFMLLGGRASDLYGRKAMFLLGLGLFTAASVAGGLAQEGWQLVAARAVQGLGAAVLSPATLTLVTAAVPAGAARTGAIGTWTAVGAAGGAAGGFVGGVLVDLLSWRWVLLINVPVGVLVLAGGLLWLRESRTGAGRRLDLPGAVLVTAGLATLAYGIVQTEEAGWTAPATLLTLLGGLLLLGVFVAVEARTAGPLMPLKIFRTRAVSAANVAILLCGSSSFAMWFFMTNYAQSVLAYTPLQAGLALVPSSLSVVLGSKLAPHLMPAVGARNLAVIGALVAAVGFGWQSTLTADGTFLGTILGPGILMMAGIGLATTPLATLATSSASPSDAGLVSGLVNTSRTMGGALGLAVMSTIAAAATPAHATPDPSSLVPGYAMAFRTSTAVLVGAAALMYLWLPKPSRAGAVQG
- a CDS encoding serine/threonine-protein kinase, with translation MGVSGVPGSAHIGPFRVVAELGQGGMGRVLLGVAPDGRLVAVKQVHAELAGDDGFRARFRREVTASRQVSGAYTAPVVDADPDAETPWFAAQFVPGPSLSQALDAVGALPLESSRLLAAGLAQALADVHRAGLVHRDLKPSNVLLAEDGVRVIDFGIARAAEGQTKLTHTGAMVGSPPFMAPEQVDGRQLTAAADVFSLGSTLVMACTGRPPFTGTSVPGILYNVAHSEPDLSAVPPALLPLIEACLAKDPAQRPSPQALLSMIGPVRPSARPWPEAVHRLALAQRAEIDRYVAGAGGSATRTDAAPPPADAAPFAPASLHHAPTMTAAAQAPHLPAAPPHPAYQGYDGNQGQQGYPSPPASPPTPGLRRKRRAWIAGGSVAALATAIALLATFLPPEMNPFHTEAVPTPGNTPLAQVADKYTGTPPSCKEISGEVKVPAEFALQPMPYGSEISDHEDFDDKALYQQGRCIWQSRSGDKIDLTWDQYRTAKDKTGAERAKKHYESLYIAGTTHREDIGTGEEAFWHGEPDRGCVLYARDVNFYVFVAVEGTAYPTGDKCEALAVSVAKGTYEAGSA
- a CDS encoding endonuclease/exonuclease/phosphatase family protein; translation: MRASFRTLLAALFSIGLLLGAGPAQADVVTPQDAKPLRFISYNVCGASCPLPAETDAARAAWVSGLVAEIDAWDSDLIMLQELCYGQWTLIRDRLAQRTGEDSYDSVWGAALPSAAKCGQWNANDRRFGLAIFSKGKASFVDGTRSVTFLPEDPLNPTEDRILLCAQTALRGVAVRACNTHVDFNDTTTALQVPKVAELVDAARQGGEPAILAGDFNQVPEHADMNALYNHGGGSAGRFQEVDENDKEQFKGDGCPQTADRCRSGEPTASPTCSDHTKETSKIDYVFLSYEWFKTVQGDALPCPPGMSDHHLLRGAAAWER
- a CDS encoding lipid-transfer protein encodes the protein MTRETTGKAYVVGVGMTKFEKPETRDWQYWDMAEEAGTAALADAGVPYTRVEQAVVGYCFQASTAGQRAVYALGLSGIPVYNLNNNCATGSTALMTARQFVEGGVADCVLALGFEKMSRGSLGGGAAAGDFSTSPVARHYGIMAARHGFEASPPTAQIFGNAAREHMERYGTTEVQLAAVGAKNHQHSANNPHAQFQDVYTVDEILAAKTVHRPLTKLQCSPTSDGAAAVLVVSERFADEHGLRDRAVEIAGQAMTTDTEESFASGSCIDAVGRPMSRAAARQVYERSGLGIEDVDVIELHDCFSINELLTYEALGMCEEGASGKLVESGATTYGGRWVVNPSGGLISKGHPLGATGLAQTAELVWQLRGQAGARQVAGARVGLAHNIGLGGAAVVTLLRKA
- a CDS encoding YfbM family protein, with the protein product MSMIGEYARLTPAELDRAVRDPDWVQEFVNELIEAELDEKPDVPQARCHDVDKAWHALDFLLRRITFPVDIIHGEKDLPQAEDWGYGPPRYLTPERVRVAAEALAITPHHALTEDVSPADLAEADIYPNVIWERGESLDYVTGHYQELVPFFQAAARAGDAMLIWLD
- a CDS encoding acyl-CoA dehydrogenase; this translates as MGIAITHEQRELARSVRGWLSRAVPPEEVRKHLDVPDTATGRPGYWDAAAEQGLLGLHLPEEYGGGGGDLLDLAVVVEEAARALLPGPYLPSVLAAELLHRSGHGALATALAHGERIGAVAFSGGTDAGAGGGAGNSAGAGARTGSGARAGSRTPAAPPAPLVAVHAVGGWRLDGVAPPVLGGAQADLVLLRAATADGSVWLAVDVDGLAVRPHESADPTRPTAEITARGLHVPAARELALDTALVHDLAAVLLAADACGTAARAVETAAEHARTREQFGRPIGQFQGVKHLCADMLVRLEQARALTWDAARARDDEARSLTAALAAATALDTAYTCAKDCIQILGGTGFTWEHHAHLLLRRAVVARQLLGSGDRHRLAALRHAADGVRRGLRLDLPPEADAYRREAREAVAPAAGLDPAAARRVLAPTGYAAPHLPEPYGLGAGPLQQLAVQRELDEAGIGVSGLGIATWVVPSLLAHGTAAQQDEHLGPTLRGERLWCQLFSEPGAGSDLASLRTRAERTEDGRWRINGQKVWTSAAQWAHYGILLARTDPAAPKHKGLTYFLVDMRNTPGIDIRPLKEITGESLFNEVWFDDAILPADAVVGEVDDGWRVARNTLGNERVHMADQVAFDTGLEALIERAGQQDASVRVRIGGLLAEAHALACIGLRTTLLQVSGLEPGAGASVRKLVQTLHQQKLAELTLELLGPEGAVREGPGERAVHGLLMSRCLTIAGGTTQVQLNVVAERLLGLPRD
- a CDS encoding phospholipase D-like domain-containing protein encodes the protein MISIKSKFRTTVTALAVGASLLVAPSASAEPVLAVTTGPVFNDPNSADASARGRILSHLAGLVDGAEPGSSIRISLYLYQSVYLAEKLGAAHRRGVTVQVVVDADSRSTGLDTLKSRLADPTGSPDSWVRTCKAEEACLALDPGTTAADPNGTYDNVNHNKFFLFSRTKGKGTVPVDDVVVQGSGNLTSNDTDDWWNDALTVAGNTELFAAYTRYFDDQAAAAAGQAPQVADYPHDTQAGKAKVYFFPRSGTDTVVNILGTVAPVGTPDSCAGNSAGYGTPDGRTKIRIAQGHITRTEVARKLWELAEAGCDIEIVYRSLDNWTADDKPMGQVANWLTRPVTGKGRITLHQLDNDKRGGSDSHTKYLLVEGTYNGGVNKKIVFTGSHTYTTTALKYNDEALLKYEDAAVFDAYVGNFEAQRAAALAGL